One Thomasclavelia spiroformis DSM 1552 DNA window includes the following coding sequences:
- a CDS encoding FtsX-like permease family protein — MLFRLSIKNQKKSIKDYSIYFFTLILGIAVFYIFNAVESQTSMMELSQTKSQIIDVMNTALEAMSVLVSFILGFLIAYASQFLIKKRKKEFGLYLLLGMKKINVCMIIFFETVIIGFISLVIGLILGISLSQFMSLFVASLFEANMQKFVFVVSSKAIIKTILYFILIFIFVTIMDLIIVSKAKLIDLLTAHYKKEKNIIKNPYLSFILFIIACLMLSYAYYNVTVRYNMLTSKSDILIQIILGIIGTFLIFYSISGFVLAIIKKIPNIYHRQLNSFVVSEIGNKINSTVISGSIICLLLFMTICLLSSSFSLKNFKEDSLKDTAPISASFSKKMDDSYSIKEIFNKQGIDASIYKNSYDFYTYTSLETTIGSILGNYSIQMLNLDPTMEEYFATKLPILNESTYNKAAKLYNNKTVNLNKDEYQLVGNSEIFNDALKQGNQTITFMNQTLHAKYNRTIDGFLMMNNNACFGEDCFGFIIVPDEFDLSNLNYSTNYLLVPKMSDENNKYISSSKFDQTINPENNKWQHVLISSQTDLYDESIGSSGVIIFVSLYLGFIFMISGAALLALKEMSDAIDNKGKYEILRKIGTSNQKINNALFKQMLVFFGFPLLLAIIHSIFGIQVCNIMLEIYNSDALLQSIIITAGMIIVIYGGYFLVSYLSCKRVIK, encoded by the coding sequence GTGTTATTTAGATTATCTATTAAAAATCAAAAAAAGAGTATTAAAGATTATTCAATTTATTTCTTCACTCTTATTTTGGGTATCGCAGTATTTTATATTTTTAATGCCGTTGAATCTCAAACTTCAATGATGGAACTCTCACAAACAAAATCACAAATCATCGATGTAATGAACACTGCATTAGAAGCTATGAGTGTATTAGTATCATTTATCTTAGGTTTTTTGATTGCTTATGCAAGTCAATTTTTGATTAAGAAAAGAAAAAAAGAATTTGGATTATATCTATTATTAGGAATGAAAAAGATCAATGTTTGTATGATCATCTTTTTTGAAACAGTTATTATTGGTTTTATTTCTTTAGTAATTGGTTTGATTTTAGGAATCAGTTTATCACAATTTATGTCTTTATTTGTTGCTAGTTTGTTTGAAGCGAATATGCAAAAATTTGTTTTTGTTGTTTCTAGTAAGGCTATTATCAAAACTATTTTATATTTTATTTTGATTTTTATTTTTGTAACAATTATGGATTTAATCATTGTAAGTAAAGCTAAACTTATTGATTTACTTACAGCTCATTACAAAAAAGAAAAAAACATAATCAAAAACCCTTATCTTAGCTTTATTTTATTTATCATTGCTTGCTTAATGCTATCATATGCATATTATAATGTTACTGTTAGATATAACATGCTTACTAGTAAAAGTGATATTTTAATTCAAATTATTTTAGGAATTATCGGTACTTTTTTAATTTTTTATTCAATCTCTGGTTTTGTTTTAGCGATAATTAAAAAAATCCCTAATATTTATCATCGTCAATTAAATTCTTTTGTTGTATCGGAAATTGGAAATAAAATTAATTCTACTGTTATTTCTGGAAGTATTATTTGTTTACTTTTATTTATGACTATCTGTTTATTATCTTCATCATTTTCTCTAAAAAACTTTAAAGAAGATAGTCTTAAAGATACCGCCCCTATTTCTGCATCTTTTTCAAAGAAAATGGATGATTCTTACAGTATCAAAGAAATCTTTAATAAACAAGGAATAGATGCTTCTATATATAAAAATAGTTATGATTTTTATACTTATACATCTTTAGAAACTACAATTGGTTCAATATTAGGAAATTATAGCATACAAATGCTTAACTTAGATCCTACTATGGAAGAATATTTTGCTACTAAGTTACCAATCCTTAATGAAAGTACTTATAATAAAGCAGCTAAGCTCTACAATAATAAAACAGTTAATTTAAATAAAGACGAGTATCAACTCGTTGGAAACAGTGAAATATTTAATGATGCTTTAAAACAAGGTAATCAAACTATCACTTTTATGAATCAGACATTACATGCAAAATATAATCGTACTATTGATGGATTTTTAATGATGAATAATAATGCTTGCTTTGGTGAAGATTGTTTTGGTTTCATCATTGTTCCTGATGAATTTGATTTAAGTAATCTAAACTATAGCACCAATTATTTACTTGTACCAAAAATGAGCGATGAAAATAATAAATATATTTCTAGTTCAAAATTTGATCAAACGATTAATCCCGAAAATAATAAATGGCAACATGTTTTAATCAGCAGTCAAACAGATTTATATGATGAAAGTATCGGCTCTAGTGGCGTAATTATCTTTGTTTCATTGTATTTAGGTTTTATCTTTATGATTTCTGGAGCAGCACTTCTTGCTTTAAAAGAAATGTCTGATGCAATTGATAATAAAGGTAAATATGAAATACTAAGAAAAATTGGTACTTCGAATCAAAAAATAAATAATGCATTATTTAAACAAATGTTGGTGTTCTTTGGATTTCCACTACTTTTAGCCATCATCCATTCTATTTTTGGAATTCAAGTTTGTAATATAATGTTGGAAATTTACAATTCTGATGCACTTTTACAATCAATTATAATTACTGCAGGAATGATAATAGTAATATATGGTGGTTATTTCTTAGTATCATATTTAAGTTGTAAAAGAGTTATTAAATAA
- a CDS encoding ABC transporter ATP-binding protein encodes MNNILQINNISKYYGNKSSLTKAIDNISLSVDKGEFVAIMGSSGSGKTTLLNCISTIDRVTSGEIIVDQTNITKLKRNKLADFRRNQLGFIFQDFNLLDTLTAYDNIALALQIQKCKPTKIKEKVINIAKKLDITDVLDKYPYQMSGGQKQRVASARAIITNPKIILADEPTGALDSKSSKALLESFNQLNKDIDATILMVTHDPFSASYASRVIFIKDGKIFNEIRRGNENRKDFFEKIIDVVSLLGGELNSVI; translated from the coding sequence ATGAATAACATTTTACAAATCAACAATATTTCAAAATATTATGGAAACAAATCATCTTTAACTAAAGCTATTGATAATATTTCTTTATCAGTTGATAAAGGTGAATTTGTTGCCATTATGGGTTCAAGTGGTTCAGGAAAAACTACTTTATTAAACTGTATTTCAACGATTGATCGCGTTACTAGTGGTGAAATCATCGTGGATCAAACTAACATAACGAAACTTAAGCGAAATAAATTAGCAGATTTTCGAAGAAATCAGTTAGGTTTTATTTTTCAAGATTTTAATTTACTTGATACATTAACAGCATATGATAATATTGCTTTAGCTTTACAAATCCAAAAATGTAAACCAACAAAAATCAAAGAAAAAGTAATTAATATAGCAAAAAAACTAGACATCACTGATGTTTTAGATAAATACCCATATCAAATGTCCGGAGGTCAAAAACAAAGAGTTGCTTCAGCTAGAGCTATTATTACTAACCCTAAAATTATATTAGCCGATGAACCAACCGGCGCTTTAGATTCAAAAAGTTCAAAAGCATTACTTGAAAGCTTTAATCAATTAAATAAAGACATTGATGCTACTATTTTAATGGTTACTCATGATCCTTTTTCAGCTAGTTATGCTTCTAGAGTAATATTTATTAAAGATGGTAAAATCTTCAATGAAATTAGAAGAGGAAATGAAAATCGTAAAGATTTTTTTGAAAAAATAATTGATGTTGTTTCACTTCTTGGAGGTGAATTGAACAGTGTTATTTAG
- a CDS encoding sensor histidine kinase: MKLTNYLKDKLVHLSLFFCLLISIEIVLILFDTVYTLHIFIHFLLILFAIIIILYDYNRKKSFYNDMKNKLDSLDDKFLIIEMLERPTFIEGKYLYDSLVDICKSMNDKIEEYVRTSNELKRYIETWVHEIKIPIFALKLLIHNHHDKASRKLKSQLIKIDSYVEQVLYYIRSEVPQNDYIIGQYSLKKIVDSSINANKDSLILNHFSIIEEIEDTIILTDEKWLSFMIGQIINNAIKYANKNDHQIIFSTKQLEKKVKLIIEDNGIGIIEEDLPRVFEKSFTGYNGRTYKASTGMGLYLCKSLCLELGHDIEIESVKNKFTRIIITLQK, encoded by the coding sequence ATGAAATTAACTAATTATTTAAAAGATAAGCTTGTGCATCTTAGTTTATTTTTTTGTTTATTAATTAGTATTGAAATTGTCTTAATTCTTTTTGATACTGTTTATACACTTCACATCTTTATTCATTTTCTTCTTATTTTATTTGCAATAATTATTATTTTATATGATTATAATCGTAAAAAATCTTTTTATAATGATATGAAAAATAAACTTGATTCCCTTGATGATAAATTCTTAATTATTGAAATGCTTGAGCGTCCTACTTTTATTGAAGGCAAATACTTATACGATAGTTTAGTTGATATTTGTAAATCAATGAATGATAAAATTGAAGAATATGTAAGAACAAGTAATGAATTAAAACGTTATATTGAAACATGGGTACATGAAATTAAAATTCCTATCTTTGCTTTAAAACTACTAATTCATAATCATCACGATAAAGCTTCAAGAAAACTAAAATCTCAATTAATTAAAATTGATTCTTATGTAGAACAAGTTTTATATTATATTAGAAGTGAAGTTCCTCAAAATGACTATATAATTGGTCAATATAGTTTAAAAAAGATCGTTGATTCTTCCATCAATGCTAATAAAGACTCTTTAATTCTCAATCATTTTTCAATCATTGAAGAAATTGAAGATACAATTATTCTAACCGATGAAAAATGGTTATCATTTATGATCGGTCAAATCATTAACAATGCTATTAAATACGCTAATAAAAACGATCATCAAATCATCTTTTCAACTAAACAATTAGAAAAAAAAGTTAAATTAATTATTGAAGACAATGGCATTGGTATCATTGAAGAAGATTTACCTAGAGTCTTTGAAAAATCATTTACCGGATATAACGGTAGAACATATAAAGCCTCAACTGGAATGGGCCTATATTTATGTAAATCACTTTGTTTAGAATTAGGACATGATATTGAAATTGAATCAGTTAAAAATAAATTCACTCGCATAATCATTACTCTACAAAAATAA
- a CDS encoding response regulator transcription factor has translation MSKLKKILIIEDDKTISDELKILLDDNGYDSYQLFNFHQVAKKIIEFDPDLVLLDIVLPGTNGQTILKEIRKESNLPVIMLTSKTGDINEIMSMSYGADDYITKPYNPTLLLLRIETLFRHLDDQGSNDQIEYNQMTINLLKSTLTYKDNEIILSKNELTILYYLIKNHGKIVSRDELMDHLWDYSDFVDDNTLTVNINRLRKKMKNLGILDSIETRRKQGYILL, from the coding sequence GTGAGCAAGTTGAAAAAAATATTAATTATTGAAGATGATAAAACTATTAGTGATGAATTAAAAATATTACTTGATGATAATGGCTATGATAGCTATCAACTATTTAATTTTCATCAAGTAGCAAAAAAGATTATTGAATTTGATCCTGATTTAGTTTTATTAGATATTGTTTTACCAGGTACTAATGGTCAAACAATTTTAAAAGAAATACGTAAAGAGTCTAATCTACCAGTTATTATGCTGACAAGCAAAACTGGTGATATAAATGAAATAATGTCAATGAGCTATGGTGCTGATGATTATATTACTAAGCCATATAACCCTACTCTTTTATTACTTAGAATTGAAACATTATTTAGACATCTTGATGATCAAGGATCAAATGATCAAATCGAATATAATCAAATGACGATTAATTTACTTAAAAGTACTTTAACATATAAAGATAATGAAATAATTCTTTCAAAAAATGAATTGACAATTTTATACTATTTAATTAAAAATCATGGTAAAATTGTATCTCGAGACGAATTAATGGACCACTTATGGGACTATAGTGATTTTGTTGATGATAATACGTTAACTGTAAATATTAATCGTTTAAGAAAGAAAATGAAAAATTTAGGTATTTTAGATTCTATTGAGACAAGAAGAAAGCAAGGATATATATTATTATGA
- a CDS encoding ABC-2 transporter permease has protein sequence MLGIIIKDYYESFCLKKNLISMIFAFTALIVLVMLMKNLYSFILIVGITLPMMGTSTLQYSTEQDEISNYNKILLTFPLTKKEIVKAKIISTLILSFSINLLISLPITFIYTFIYQTTNLDTALLIWLFGFILTFIMTAINNIGLFSLGNKKGTIVFVIFIIVVAISYVCSNIFIGIETIVELTTPTLLMFETLIAIILNIISFYACVKIYSIKNS, from the coding sequence ATGTTAGGAATTATTATCAAAGATTATTATGAAAGCTTTTGTCTTAAAAAGAATCTAATTAGCATGATTTTTGCATTTACAGCACTTATTGTATTAGTCATGTTAATGAAAAACCTATATTCATTTATCCTAATCGTAGGTATAACTTTACCAATGATGGGTACTTCTACTTTACAATATTCAACCGAACAAGACGAAATTTCTAATTACAATAAGATTCTTTTAACATTTCCCCTTACTAAAAAAGAAATCGTTAAAGCAAAAATAATTTCAACTTTAATCCTATCATTTTCAATTAACTTATTAATTTCATTACCAATTACCTTTATTTACACTTTTATTTATCAAACTACAAATCTTGACACCGCTTTATTAATTTGGTTATTTGGCTTTATTTTGACATTTATTATGACAGCTATCAATAACATTGGACTTTTTTCACTTGGTAATAAAAAAGGTACGATTGTTTTTGTTATTTTTATTATTGTGGTAGCTATAAGTTATGTTTGTTCAAATATTTTTATTGGAATTGAAACAATCGTTGAACTCACTACCCCTACACTACTTATGTTTGAGACTCTTATTGCAATTATTTTAAATATTATTAGTTTTTATGCTTGTGTAAAAATATATTCAATTAAAAATTCATAA
- a CDS encoding ABC transporter ATP-binding protein, whose product MEYAIEINNLSKKYHDFTLDKISFSIAKGTVVGLIGENGAGKSTMINSILGIIDANYRSLKYFGKEYKDNEKEIKEDLAVIFDTTHFNLEFTPKFIGLILSKTYKNWDNDIYCQYLKRFNLPLKKKLKTFSCGMKMKLEFAIAFSHHAKLLILDEATSGLDPIIREEILEIIREFTEEENHTVLISSHITSDLDKISDYIAYIHEGKLLFFKPYDKIIEDYGIINGNKDTLETLNEDDIIAYIKKPYSYSILVNNRYAIQKIIPDLEIIRPTIEEIMLFYAKGVNKTC is encoded by the coding sequence ATGGAATATGCAATCGAAATCAATAATTTATCAAAAAAATATCATGATTTTACTTTAGATAAAATCTCTTTTTCAATCGCTAAAGGAACAGTTGTAGGATTAATTGGTGAAAATGGTGCTGGTAAGTCTACTATGATCAATTCAATTCTAGGAATAATTGATGCAAATTATCGTTCATTAAAGTATTTTGGTAAAGAATACAAAGATAATGAAAAAGAAATTAAAGAAGATCTAGCAGTTATTTTTGATACAACACATTTTAATTTAGAGTTTACTCCTAAATTCATTGGTTTAATTTTATCTAAAACTTATAAAAATTGGGACAATGATATTTATTGTCAATATTTAAAACGTTTTAATCTTCCTTTAAAAAAGAAACTAAAAACATTTTCATGTGGGATGAAAATGAAATTAGAATTTGCAATTGCTTTTAGCCATCATGCAAAATTACTAATTTTAGATGAAGCAACTAGTGGTTTAGACCCAATTATTCGTGAAGAAATATTAGAAATCATTCGTGAATTTACAGAAGAAGAAAATCATACTGTTTTAATATCTTCGCATATTACTAGTGATCTTGATAAAATTTCTGATTATATAGCCTATATTCATGAAGGAAAACTATTATTTTTTAAACCATACGATAAAATTATTGAAGATTATGGTATTATCAATGGCAATAAAGATACTCTTGAAACATTAAATGAAGATGATATCATTGCCTATATTAAAAAGCCATACAGTTACTCTATTTTAGTTAACAATCGTTATGCAATTCAAAAAATAATTCCTGATTTAGAAATCATTCGTCCAACGATTGAAGAAATTATGTTATTTTATGCAAAAGGAGTGAATAAAACATGTTAG
- a CDS encoding GntR family transcriptional regulator, which yields MEIILSNSSSKPIYEQIVIQIKELIMQGKLKPNDPLPSMRKLAKDLHVSIITTQRAYDELSNDGFIVVIPAKGAFVATQNKDFIQEENRRRIEKILLDACTLAKQNGISKKELMTTLEIIFEEI from the coding sequence ATGGAAATTATACTTAGCAATTCAAGTTCAAAACCAATTTATGAACAAATTGTCATTCAAATCAAAGAACTGATTATGCAAGGCAAATTAAAACCAAATGATCCTTTACCTTCTATGCGCAAGTTGGCAAAAGATCTTCATGTTAGTATTATTACAACTCAAAGAGCCTATGATGAATTATCAAATGATGGCTTTATTGTAGTTATCCCAGCTAAAGGAGCATTTGTTGCAACCCAAAATAAAGATTTTATTCAAGAAGAAAATCGTCGTAGAATTGAAAAAATACTTCTTGATGCTTGCACTCTTGCAAAACAAAATGGGATTTCAAAAAAAGAGTTAATGACAACTCTTGAAATAATTTTTGAGGAGATATAA
- a CDS encoding CHAP domain-containing protein, which produces MIKISNVEILLKYARSWIGLNEKDGSYKQIIDVYNNHLPRARGYKVNYNDYWCAVFVSACVIKANLTKFIPLECSCGEMIELAKQMNIWNEDGKRSPNVGDIIMYDWDNQDGWPEHVGIVESVTNNQITVIEGNKSNAVGRRVINVGNASIRGYIQPNYDGSVTNNQPSKPISNEKAVNYQVKVNTKSGVNCRKEPSVSSAKITAYANGTQLTITKEKNGWGYANSTGWVDLEYCINVSSNTSWKGDEKYYLENSEVGKWQEAMNKGFDTNELEVDNKFGKASQDFAKNHLLWKGQSHNCPTAISWLQNRLRYFGFSKLEVNGKWSKYLDTCVMTFQSNRNLQKDAKVGLDTTYHLLKGEIK; this is translated from the coding sequence GTGATTAAAATATCAAATGTTGAAATATTATTAAAATATGCAAGATCTTGGATTGGATTGAATGAAAAAGATGGTTCATATAAACAAATTATTGATGTTTATAATAACCATCTTCCTCGAGCTAGAGGCTATAAAGTAAATTATAATGATTATTGGTGTGCAGTCTTTGTTAGTGCTTGTGTAATTAAAGCTAATTTAACTAAATTTATTCCACTTGAATGTTCGTGTGGTGAAATGATTGAATTAGCTAAACAGATGAATATTTGGAATGAAGATGGTAAACGTAGTCCTAATGTTGGGGATATTATTATGTATGATTGGGATAATCAAGATGGTTGGCCAGAGCATGTAGGAATTGTTGAAAGTGTTACAAATAATCAAATTACAGTTATCGAAGGTAATAAAAGTAATGCTGTAGGTCGTAGAGTTATTAATGTGGGAAATGCAAGTATTAGAGGTTATATTCAACCTAACTATGATGGAAGTGTTACAAATAATCAGCCATCAAAACCAATAAGTAATGAAAAAGCTGTAAATTATCAAGTTAAGGTAAATACTAAAAGTGGTGTTAATTGTCGCAAAGAACCAAGTGTTAGCAGTGCTAAAATTACTGCTTATGCAAATGGTACCCAATTAACTATCACTAAAGAAAAAAATGGCTGGGGTTATGCTAATAGTACTGGTTGGGTTGATTTAGAATATTGCATTAATGTATCATCGAATACTTCATGGAAAGGCGATGAAAAATATTATTTAGAAAATAGTGAGGTAGGAAAATGGCAAGAAGCAATGAATAAAGGTTTTGATACAAATGAATTAGAAGTTGATAATAAGTTTGGTAAAGCTAGTCAGGATTTTGCAAAAAATCATTTATTATGGAAAGGACAAAGTCATAATTGTCCTACAGCAATTAGTTGGTTACAAAATCGATTACGTTATTTTGGATTTAGTAAACTTGAAGTAAATGGAAAGTGGAGTAAGTATCTAGATACTTGTGTTATGACATTTCAAAGTAACCGAAATTTACAAAAAGATGCTAAAGTTGGATTAGATACAACATATCATCTTTTAAAAGGAGAAATTAAATAA
- the ltrA gene encoding group II intron reverse transcriptase/maturase, whose translation MKDTQDKIGYCQLSLGLLYEDSTGYDNSGEVYPTSKQEISHTKNTNRFVVHEKLLETIMEDANIEKAIQRVMSNKGSGGVDKMQVAEVRTHFAQHWSYLKKLIMEGHYSPQAVKRVEIPKDNGKKRELGIPTVTDRVIQQAIVQVLTPIFEPQFSDNSYGFRPRRNAHQAVRKVVEYANEGYRYTVDLDLEKYFDTVNHSRLIQILSQTIKDGRVISLIHKYLNAGVIVKHKFEETTKGVPQGGPLSPLLSNIYLNEFDKEMERRGNRFVRYADDCVILFKSKRSAMRVKETVTRYLEEKLFVKVNQEKTKVAYITDIKFLGFGFYIEKSGNVRITVHKKSKEKMKKRIKEITKRNRPISSKELAKELKEYITGWVNYYRIANMSKHLREIDSWMRRRIRMIYWKRWKLVRTRYRNLQKLGINKSKAWEWANTRKSYWHIANSFILKRTLTNEVLKIYGFISALDYYNSINL comes from the coding sequence ATGAAAGATACTCAAGATAAAATAGGATACTGTCAACTATCATTAGGCTTACTCTATGAAGATAGTACGGGATACGACAATAGTGGAGAAGTGTATCCTACATCAAAACAAGAGATATCACATACGAAGAACACCAATAGATTTGTAGTACATGAGAAGTTACTTGAAACAATTATGGAGGATGCCAATATAGAAAAGGCAATCCAAAGGGTTATGAGTAATAAGGGAAGTGGTGGTGTAGATAAAATGCAAGTCGCAGAAGTTCGTACGCATTTCGCACAACACTGGTCTTATCTAAAGAAACTTATCATGGAGGGACATTATAGTCCACAAGCCGTTAAAAGAGTAGAAATACCAAAAGATAACGGAAAGAAAAGAGAGTTAGGAATTCCAACAGTGACGGATAGGGTCATACAACAGGCGATAGTACAGGTACTGACACCAATATTTGAACCCCAATTCAGTGACAATAGTTATGGGTTCCGACCAAGAAGAAATGCCCATCAAGCAGTAAGAAAAGTAGTCGAATACGCCAATGAAGGATATCGATATACAGTAGACCTAGATTTAGAGAAGTACTTTGATACAGTCAACCATTCAAGACTTATACAGATATTGTCACAAACTATTAAAGACGGAAGAGTTATATCACTCATACATAAATATCTCAATGCAGGAGTCATAGTAAAACATAAGTTTGAAGAAACTACAAAAGGAGTACCCCAAGGTGGGCCACTCAGCCCATTATTATCAAATATATATCTTAATGAATTTGATAAAGAAATGGAAAGAAGAGGAAATCGATTTGTAAGGTACGCAGATGACTGTGTCATACTATTCAAAAGTAAAAGAAGTGCAATGAGAGTCAAAGAAACAGTGACAAGATATTTAGAAGAGAAATTATTTGTAAAAGTGAACCAAGAGAAGACAAAGGTAGCCTATATTACTGATATAAAATTCTTGGGCTTTGGATTTTATATAGAGAAGAGTGGTAATGTACGAATCACTGTTCACAAGAAATCTAAAGAAAAGATGAAAAAGAGAATAAAGGAAATCACCAAAAGGAACCGACCAATATCAAGTAAGGAATTAGCTAAAGAGTTAAAAGAATACATTACAGGTTGGGTGAATTACTATAGGATAGCGAATATGAGTAAACATCTAAGGGAAATAGACTCATGGATGAGAAGAAGAATACGAATGATATATTGGAAAAGATGGAAGTTAGTAAGAACAAGGTATAGAAATTTACAAAAACTAGGTATTAATAAAAGTAAGGCATGGGAATGGGCAAACACAAGAAAAAGCTACTGGCACATCGCCAATAGCTTCATACTAAAAAGGACACTTACAAATGAAGTATTAAAAATATACGGATTTATAAGTGCACTAGATTATTACAACTCTATAAACTTATGA
- a CDS encoding diacylglycerol/lipid kinase family protein encodes MHKKHIFIMKPNLKDTKIETMIVSTMQGYHYEIKYTKYSRHAIKIAKECHNCRIYAVGGDGLIHEIVQGIVGSDNELVVIPAGTGNDFIRSIADSKDPGVLLKKSLSLKAQPIDLIKANDIYCINVLCCAFDSDIANNVHNYHKIKFLPKTLQYVNVLIKRISKYRFYPTKVTSNNKVIYNGDLVVCAFCNGRYFGGGFEIGKDANVQDGFIDLNFVSTLPKRLILYYIFLMLKKRLDLGKLYFHDKLKSVDLITRQEVNIDGETYQPGRYHLEIVSDLIKVVIYK; translated from the coding sequence ATGCATAAAAAACATATTTTTATTATGAAACCTAATTTAAAAGATACCAAAATTGAAACAATGATTGTTTCAACCATGCAAGGTTATCATTATGAAATTAAATATACAAAGTATTCACGTCATGCAATAAAAATTGCTAAAGAATGTCATAACTGTAGAATTTATGCAGTTGGTGGTGATGGTTTAATTCATGAAATAGTTCAGGGAATAGTAGGTAGTGATAATGAATTAGTCGTTATTCCTGCTGGAACGGGTAATGATTTTATTAGAAGTATTGCTGATAGTAAAGATCCAGGTGTGCTTTTAAAAAAGTCATTGAGTTTAAAAGCTCAACCAATTGATTTGATTAAAGCTAATGATATTTATTGTATTAATGTGTTATGTTGCGCTTTTGATAGTGACATTGCAAATAATGTTCATAATTATCATAAGATTAAGTTTTTACCTAAGACGTTGCAGTATGTTAATGTTTTAATTAAACGAATCTCTAAATATCGTTTTTATCCAACTAAGGTGACTAGTAATAATAAGGTTATTTATAATGGTGATTTAGTTGTTTGTGCTTTTTGTAATGGTAGATATTTTGGTGGTGGGTTTGAAATTGGTAAAGATGCTAATGTTCAAGATGGCTTTATTGATTTGAATTTTGTTTCGACGTTACCAAAAAGATTGATTTTGTATTATATTTTTTTGATGCTGAAAAAGAGGTTAGATTTGGGTAAGTTATACTTTCATGATAAGTTAAAGAGTGTTGATTTGATAACTAGGCAGGAAGTTAATATTGATGGGGAAACTTATCAGCCTGGTCGTTATCATTTGGAGATTGTTAGTGATTTGATCAAGGTTGTTATATATAAGTAA
- a CDS encoding RNA polymerase sigma factor: protein MRSEQELNRVIDQYGDTVRRICLLYLKNEADSEDIFQTVFLKYITSKIKFNSTEHEKAWIIRVTINSCKDLLRSFFRKKTIPLDDLLEKPQFLSNDHREVIEAVLSLSQKYRDVIYLHYYEGYTASEISQILGKNVNTIYTLLTRSKKMLRDQLGGEYNE from the coding sequence ATGCGTAGTGAACAAGAATTAAATCGAGTAATTGATCAATATGGTGATACTGTTAGACGGATTTGTCTTCTTTATTTAAAAAATGAAGCAGATAGTGAAGATATTTTTCAAACTGTTTTTTTGAAGTATATTACTAGTAAGATCAAATTTAATAGTACAGAACATGAAAAAGCCTGGATCATTCGAGTTACTATTAATAGCTGTAAAGATTTACTCAGAAGTTTCTTTCGAAAAAAAACTATACCACTAGATGATTTACTTGAAAAACCGCAATTTTTAAGTAATGATCATCGTGAAGTTATCGAGGCGGTATTATCTTTATCACAGAAATATCGTGATGTAATATATTTACATTATTACGAAGGTTATACAGCATCGGAAATTAGTCAAATTCTTGGTAAAAATGTTAATACTATTTATACCCTCCTGACTCGTTCTAAAAAAATGTTACGAGATCAATTAGGGGGTGAATATAATGAATAA